A genomic segment from Anaerobacillus sp. CMMVII encodes:
- a CDS encoding PepSY domain-containing protein, translating to MKKVIVITILLIGISVLLINNRMIDENQAIKIATEGLNQDFVVVNKSLIKETEKLNSLITKYYDIENPEQYKAIWFVSYEINDGKKLSSIYIDAHSGKVLSSWLINDENGDVLDKSFLGK from the coding sequence ATGAAAAAAGTTATTGTGATTACAATATTACTTATTGGTATTAGTGTTTTATTAATAAACAATCGCATGATTGATGAAAACCAAGCGATAAAAATAGCAACAGAAGGATTAAATCAAGATTTTGTAGTAGTCAATAAAAGTTTAATCAAAGAAACCGAAAAATTAAATAGTTTAATTACAAAATATTATGATATAGAAAATCCAGAGCAATATAAAGCGATTTGGTTTGTTTCTTATGAAATAAATGATGGTAAAAAATTATCGTCAATATATATTGATGCACATAGTGGAAAAGTTTTAAGTAGTTGGTTAATTAATGACGAGAACGGGGACGTATTAGATAAAAGTTTTCTTGGTAAATAG
- a CDS encoding GrpB family protein, whose protein sequence is MRRVEVLPYSVEWLEMFQEESEKLRDLFENEILNVYHIGSTAIPNIKAKPVIDIMVEVTNIGEVDKFNNKMEQLGYEVMGEYGISKRRFFIKGGDNRTHHVHIYEEGNEEIVRHLAFRDYMIAHPEEAMKYSELKLTLAEKFPTNIAKYIEGKNNYIKAIDDKTETWRKNI, encoded by the coding sequence ATGCGAAGAGTTGAGGTTTTACCATATAGTGTGGAATGGTTAGAAATGTTCCAGGAGGAAAGTGAGAAACTTAGAGATTTGTTTGAGAATGAAATTTTAAATGTCTATCATATTGGAAGTACAGCAATTCCAAATATTAAAGCTAAGCCAGTAATTGATATTATGGTTGAGGTTACTAACATTGGTGAAGTTGATAAGTTCAATAACAAAATGGAACAATTAGGCTATGAAGTGATGGGTGAATACGGAATTTCTAAAAGACGTTTTTTTATAAAGGGTGGAGATAATAGAACTCACCATGTTCATATCTATGAAGAAGGAAATGAAGAAATTGTTCGTCACTTAGCTTTTAGGGATTATATGATTGCACATCCAGAGGAAGCTATGAAGTACAGTGAATTGAAACTAACATTGGCAGAGAAATTCCCTACAAATATTGCTAAGTATATAGAAGGCAAGAACAATTATATCAAAGCAATTGATGATAAAACAGAGACGTGGAGAAAAAATATTTAA
- a CDS encoding PepSY domain-containing protein, which translates to MKKVIVISILLIGISFLLINNHIIDENQAIKIATEGLNQDFVIVNKSLIKETEKLNSLIKKYYHIENPEQYKAIWFVSYEINDGKELSSIYIDAHSGEILSSWLINDENGDVIDKNFLGK; encoded by the coding sequence ATGAAAAAAGTTATTGTGATTTCAATATTACTTATTGGTATTAGTTTTTTATTAATAAACAATCACATCATTGATGAAAACCAAGCGATAAAAATAGCAACAGAAGGATTAAATCAAGATTTTGTAATAGTCAATAAAAGTTTAATCAAAGAAACCGAGAAATTAAATAGTTTAATTAAAAAGTATTATCATATAGAAAATCCAGAACAATATAAAGCAATTTGGTTTGTTTCTTACGAAATAAATGACGGTAAAGAACTATCGTCAATTTATATTGATGCACATAGTGGAGAAATTTTAAGTAGTTGGTTAATTAATGACGAGAACGGTGACGTAATAGATAAAAATTTTCTTGGTAAATAA